CGCCCTGAGACGAAGGTTTGTCTTAATTCATCAAGACATGCAATAGAAAAAGTTGTCACAATTGAATAAATGATCGCAAGCTTTAATTTCATTTTTCGGTATAGCAAATAGATTAAAAGACCAATGACGCCATAGCCTATAACATGAAAAGCTTTACGGATTAGAAATTCAACAAAATAATAATATCCTCTTGTCTCAACGGATATAGTTCGATCCCAGTAGGTAATTTCAAATTTACTTAAGAAATCATACAAAGGTTTATCTTTTAGCAAAGTTTTTAATTCAGGGATAATCGTTTGTTGTTCATAGGGCATGCTAGAGATTAAAAATAAGACGATCAGCCCAATTAAACTAAATACAATATACTTTTTCATCGATGATCTGTATATTTATCAAACTTTGCGATTTCTTGAACAATGGATAAATCGGAAATTTGTTGCGCTCTTTCGTACGCTTTCACGTTTTCATCAAGTTGTTCTATTGTTCTAGCCCCTATTACAGTTGATGCAATTACAGGATGACTTAAGTTATAGGCAATTGCTGTAGCATGTAAATCACCAAAAGTCTCTTCTAATTTCAGAAGCAGCTGTTGGAGTTCTTCTTTTGTATAAGACATATATCCATTTGATTTTTCAAGACGAGACTTCCATTCATTTGTTAATAATCCTTTTGCTATAGAGCCGCGTGTAACAACAGATGAGGAAGTATTTTCAATAAAATCAAACCACTCCTCTGGACGACGATCGAGTATGCTATATTGCATCATATTAGACACTGCATGACTGGCTTGTAAAAATGGTTTAAAAACATTCGGACGGATAGATGAAATTCCGTATTCGCGAATAAGACCTTCTTTTTTTAATTTTTCAAAGGCATCGATAATTTCATCCCAAGAGTCCTCTATTGTTCCACCATGTAATTGGTATAAATCGATATAGTCTGTCTTTAATCGAGTGAGACTTTGTTTTAATCCTTCTTCAATGTGGGCAGGGGAAGCATCCCAATGCCAAGTGTCTCCATTTGTATCCCAAACATTCCCGACCTTTGTTGCAAGAACAATTTGATTTCGATATGGTTTTAAACTTTCACCAACGATTTCTTCGTTTACTCCTTTATCGTACAGATCAGCGGTATCAAAATAATTAATGCCACGTTCAATCGCTTGTTCAATGATTGGTTTTGCTTCCTTTAAATTTGTTGGTAGTGACATACATCCAAAGCTTAATTCTGAAATTTCAATGGCGCTATTTCCTAATGCTCTTTTTTTCATAAGAAGAACCTCTTTTCCCTATTACTGTTACTCCAATAGTTTAATGGTACAATGAAACAAAAAAGAACGACAAGTGAGGAAGCTTAATATGAAAAAATTTGAGGAAAAATCTGTTCGATCAGAAAGAATTTATGAGGGGAAAGTGGTATCACTTAAAATTGATGATGTCATTTTACCAAATGGGAAAGAGGCAAAAAGGGAGATTATCAATCATCCTGGGGCTGTCGCTATTATTGCCATAACTGATGAAGGGAAACTAGTTCTTGTTGAGCAGTATCGTAAAGCGCTAGAGCGTTCAATCATTGAAATTCCTGCTGGGAAGTTGGAAAAGGGCGAGGCCCCTGAACAGACTGCTAGAAGAGAACTAGAAGAAGAAACAGGATATGGTTGTCAAAATTTAACCTATGTTCAATCATTTGCTACATCACCAGGATTTGCAGATGAAATTATTCATATATTTGTGGCAACAGATTTATATCAAATTGAAGAAAAAGCAGCATTAGATGAAGATGAGTTTGTTTCTTTAATGGAAGTAACTGTGGAAGAAGCGGAGAAAATGGTAAAAGATCAACATATTTTTGATGCGAAAACAGCCTTTGCTGTACTATGGATGAAATTAAATAAAGCTTAAAATAATGGTGCAAAAATTGATAGATTTTTTCGAAAAACAATTCTACCTGAGGCGGCATATTGATAGAGAACGAGCATAAGCTGTAACAACGAAAGGAGAATGCTTATGTTCCGTTCTACTATACTAATACAATATGCAATTATATTAGCCATTAGTTTTGTCAGTGGTGTTGTTTGCTTTCAAATTTTTTCATTGGACAAGTCAATCCAATTAATTGAATTAATTGACGCAAGAGTGATAGACCCTTCAAATGTGTCTATTTGGCAAACAATTTTACCACTTTCGATATCTATCATATTAGTCCTTCTTTTGGCGACACATCCATATATAGCGTTATTTGCTCAATTTATTGTTGCAATTCGTGCAACATTTTTCGGCTTTAGCTCGGTGTTTTTATTAACTCAGCAGGAGTCGATGACAGTATATAGCTTGTGGTGGTTCCCGTTCCAGCTTGTTTATTGCATATTATTATTAATACTTTGCTCTGTTTATACAATCAGGAAGGTTGGAGGGATTCGGAAACACTTCTTCCAGAAAAAATTGTTTGTTTTACTATTAGTAATTTTTGCAATAATATGTACTTTTGAAATCATAGTAATATCTTACATTTTTTAAAGAATCACGCCTTGTATTCCTTTTTACTCATTTGGTATAATAAGATGAGTTTAGGAGGGCGTCATATGGAAAGCCGTATTGATCGTATAAAAAAGCAATTGCATAGTGCTGGCTATAAACTGACACCTCAGCGTGAAGCGACAGTTGCAGTGCTATTAGAACATGAAGAAGACCATCTAAGTGCAGAAGATGTGTATTTACTCGTAAAAGATAAAGCACCTGAAATTGGCTTAGCCACTGTGTATCGAACTTTAGAGTTATTAACTGAATTGAAAATTGTCGATAAAATTAATTTTGGTGACGGTGTATCTCGTTATGATTTACGACAAGAAGGGGCAAAGCATTTCCATCATCACCTTGTTTGTATTGAATGTGGTGCTGTTGATGAGATTCAAGAGGATTTGTTAGATGATGTTGAAGCTGTCGTTGAAAAAAGATGGAACTTTATTATTAAAGATCATCGTTTAACATTCCACGGAATTTGCCATAGATGCCATGACAATGGTGAAAGTAAATAATGAGAAACAAAGTACTGTATCATAAATAGATGCAGTACTTTTTTATTGTTTTAATATAAAATGAAAAAAATACTTCAAGAACATTTATTTATTCCATTACAGGAAAAGGGCTGTCCTAAAAGAAAATATTCACTTTTTGGACAGCCATTCTCACTATGAATCTATTTTGTTTTTTATTGATTCGCCGAATTCTTCGATATTCGTAATCTTTAATTGATAATCAATTAATTCAATCGTATATCGTTTTGCTTTTTCGTAATGCCACGTACCATCTGCATCAGAAGTAAATACAAATATTTCATAGGTTTCTAAAACTAAACTGTTACTAGAAAGAGGCTCCGTTTTTGTCACTTGATTTGATATAAAATGATAATCAAATCCTTCAATCTTTTCATGATCTTCTACGTATTTTTCATAGTTTTTGTAGAGCTCCGAATCATGGACAAAATACTCGCTTACATAAGAAAAGTCCGTGTCATTTATAGCGTTATTATAATCTGCGCGGAAATTTTGGTACATATCAATAGCATCTTGCAAGTAAATATTATGGAATTCTTCAATTGCCATTTGTTCTTGAACTTCTGAAAAGACTAGGTGATGGTTTTTATCAGTTAATGTAATTGTTTCAGATTGAATTGTTTCACCTTCGTTATTTACTGCTTCTGCGTATACTTCTACTGAACCATCGAGAGGTGCAGCAAATAAGTTGATTTCATTTGCAGTTTTATTCGTATTTTCACCGTTAATATAAATAATCGCATCATCAATATCTGAAGTGAATTGAACTGCATTCTCACTTAAATCAATTTCAAATGAATATTTACTATTACCCTTTCCATTAATAGAGACATATTCCTCCAATTCCTTTTCGAAATAATCATCTTTAATGTTTAGTGTGTATTTATATTCCCCTGGTGCAAATAAACCAAGTTTAAATGAACTATCTGTAATTTCTTTCGTCTCTAAGTTCGCAAATGTAAGTTCCACTGGATCCCCATTCGTATTTGCTTCGACCGTAACTTCGACCGGTTCAACATGGAAATTTATCTTTTTGTAAAACAATAAATAAGGTTCTTCCTCAATAGAGATTAACAAATTACCGTTACTATCTTCTAATGATAGTGTGGATCCATTTTCTTTGAAATCAGTTAGTGCATATTGTAAATCGGGATAGATCATATTCGACCAGTCATTATCTACCATAAAATAATAAAACGCTTCAGGATCTACAATAGTACCTTCGGGGAATATAAATGCCTCAGAAAACTTCTCTGCATCTTCGTCAGTGAAATATGTATTCATTGCTTCTAATTGACTGTTTGGATCTAGAGATTTTTGTATGTATAGATGTGCTCCTACAATCAATAGGAAAAGTACTATCCCAGATACAATTGTTATTTTCATTCCTAAGCTTAAAGTTTTTTTCTCTTTAACCTGAGGCGCATTTGATTGTGAACGTCTATTCACTACATTTTGAAATGGTTTATTATCATTTGGTTCAAATGCTTGTACATGATCTAGACCTACTGCAAGTGGAGCTCCACATTCAGAGCAGTAGCTTCCTAGTTTTGTTTGTACTCTTCCACAATTCGTGCAAATTTGATTCATTGCATGAGTATGATCTAATCCATTCAAAGTTTGCGGTTGAGTAGGAACAAATTCCACAGTTGGTTGATCTTCTAAAAACGCATTAACTGAAGAATGAATAGGTTCTTCTGATTTCAGCTCATCAGCCATTGAAAAAGGAGCAATTTCATAAATTGTTTCTTCCGATAGAGGAGGCGAATCAAGTTGAAATGAAGTTCCACAGTTTAAGCAAAATTTCTCATTATTATCTGCAATTTTTCCGCAGCTGTTACAAATTTTTTGAACAATTTCGTCTTGTGGACTTTGTTGGTCATTCGAAGAGGGTTTTTGTTCTAGGTTGTTTTCCATATTTGATGGGAGCATTGTACCGCATTCTAAACAAAATTTTTCGTTATGACCGGCTTCTTTCCCACAATTCGTGCAAAATCGCATCTCGTAACTCCTTCCTTTTATAAAAACGCTGAAACTATCATAACATGATTCTAAATGTCTATTAAAGACGAAATTATAGGGATAACGTAACTATCCTATTTCGAATAAAATGGGTTTCTCTACAAAATAAGTATTTAATTGCTAGTGTCTAAAGGATTTTTCATATTACATCGAAAGAGTAAGATGGTTTTTCTATTTATTGTTTCAAGGGAATATCTTGTACACTTTATTGAAAAAAACTATCATGGATAGTAAGAAGGTAAGGTGATTGTGGTGAATAAAACAAAAGATGCGGTACTAGATTATATACATTTTTTACAGGTTGAACGTCAGCTTTCAAAAAATACGTTAGCATCCTATAAAAGAGATTTAGAAAGTTATATCGATCATTTACATAAAGTACAGGGAATTGAAAATTTAAAGGATGTTGGACGTTCAAACATTTTGGTACATTTGGATTCCTTACGTTCAAATGGAATTGCGGCTCGGTCCATTGCTCGCCATATTTCTTCCATACGTTCCTTTCATCAATTTTTATTGCGTGAAAAAATAACTGATACAGATCCAACTGTTCATTTGGATATGCCGCAGATTGATCAAAAGCTTCCAAAGGTATTATCAATAGAAGAAATTGATGCTCTTATAGCAGCCCCTGATCGCAGTAAACCGCAAGGGATCCGTGATATTGCTATGCTTGAGTTGCTTTATGGATCAGGTATGCGGATAAGCGAATGTATTAATCTAGATTTAAGTGATGTTCATTTAACAATGGGATTTGTACGCGTGTTTGGTAAAGGGGGTAAAGAACGAATTGTTCCACTCGGCAAAAGTGCGCTGAAAGCATGTGATACTTACTTACAAATTGCTAGAGACCGATTGCAAGGAAAGTATCCGAAAACTGATGCGTTTTTTATTAATCAGAGAGGGAAAAGATTAACGAGACAGGGTTGTTGGAAGCTACTCAAAGAACATGCCGAAAAAGCGAATATTAAAAAGGAAATTACGCCCCATACATTAAGGCATAGTTTTGCTACACATCTAATAGAAAATGGTGCAGATTTACGTGCTGTTCAAGAAATGCTTGGACATGCAGATATCTCAACTACGCAAATTTATACACATATTAGTAAAACAAGACTATCAGAAGTATATAAACAGTTCCATCCACGTGCATAATGCTTGTTTTCGTTGTAACATTAGAAAGTTGTATTATGAAAGATTTGTTTGTTAAAGATGATAATGGATTCTTAACCTGAAACAAATTTTATAGCTTTAGTTTTTTGTTTATTTATTTAGGAGGAAAAAATTATGAAACCCTTTAAAAAAGTACATTTAATCGTTATGGATTCCGTTGGTATAGGTGAAGCACCAGACGCTCAAAAGTTTGGAGATTTAGGTGCAGATACACTTGGACATATCGCAGAAGAGATGAACGGTCTAACTATGCCCAATTTAGAGGCATTAGGTCTGTCAAATATAAGAGAAATAAAAGGTATTAAAAAATTCCATACACCAAAAGCCTTTTATGGAAAAATGCAGGAAGCTTCCGTTGGGAAAGATACAATGACTGGGCATTGGGAAATTATGGGGTTGAATATTGATAAACCATTTAAAGTATATCCAGATGGATTTCCAGAGAAGCTAGTAGCACTATTAGAGGAAAAAACAGGTCGTAAAGTAATAGGAAATAAACCAGCTAGTGGAACTGAGATTATTGAAGAATTAGGGAAAGAGCATATGGAGACTGGGGCAATTATCGTCTATACATCTGCTGATCCTGTACTTCAAATTGCAGCTCACGAGGATATTATTCCTTTAGAGGAACTATATAAAATTTGTGAAATTGCTCGTGAACTAACGCTTGATCCAGAATTTTTAGTAGGGAGAGTCATTGCCCGACCATTCATTGGTACACCAGGCAATTTCACTCGTACATCTAACCGACATGATTATGCATTAAAACCCTTTGGCCGTACAACAATGAATGAATTAAAGGATACAGGATTTGATGTAATCGCTATCGGGAAAATTTCTGATATTTATAACGGTGAAGGTGTGACAGAAGCAATACGTACAAAAAATAATACAGATGGAATGGACCAGCTTGTAAATGTAGTGAAACGTGAATTCCATGGTATAAGTTTTTTAAATTTAGTTGACTTTGATGCAAACTATGGCCACCGACGCGATCCAATTGGTTATGGTGAAGCATTAGAAGAATTTGACCGACGATTGCCTGAAGTATTAACACAATTAGACGAAGATGATTTATTAATTATTACAGCAGATCATGGGAATGACCCAACCTTCCCAGGGACAGATCATACACGTGAATATGTGCCTTTACTAGTATATTCGCCTAGATTTGTTGAAGGAAAAGAACTTCCTCTTCGTAATACTTTTGCAGATATTGCTGCAACGATTGCAGAAAACTTTGGAGTCAGCGCCCCACCATTTGGAACAAGCTTTTTATCTGAATTGAAATAAATTAGGTATAACTTGAAACAGTTGGACGAAGTATTTTTACCTATTGTATGAATAGGAAAGCGAGGAGGAACATCAACAATGAGAATGGTTGATATTATTGAGAAAAAACGTAACGGAGAAGAATTATCAACTGAGGAAATTCAATTTATCGTTCAAGGCTATACAGCTGGTGAAATTCCAGATTATCAAGTCAGTGCATTAATGATGGCGATTTATTTTCAGGATATGACCGAGCGTGAACGTGCTGATTTAACAATGGCAATGGTTCAATCAGGTGATCAAATTGATTTATCTAAAATCGAAGGAATAAAGGTTGATAAACATTCTACAGGTGGTGTAGGTGACACAACGACGCTTTCATTGGCAGCAATGGTAGCTGCCTGCGGAGTGCCGGTTGCGAAAATGAGCGGTCGTGGTCTTGGTCACACTGGTGGAACAATTGATAAATTAGAATCCATTTCGGGCTTTCATGTCGAATTATCAACAGAACAATTCGTCAAACAGGTAAACGACATTAAAATGGCGGTTATCGGCCAAAGCGGGAATTTAACACCGGCAGATAAAAAATTATATGCCCTAAGAGATGTTACTGGAACAGTCCCTAGTATTCCTTTAATTGCAAGCTCTATTATGTCCAAAAAAATCGCTGCAGGTGCAGATTCCATCGTGTTGGATGTTAAGACAGGTGACGGTGCCTTTATGAAAACGCTTGAAGATGCAGAAGAACTTGCCCACGCGATGGTGAAAATCGGGAATAATGTAGGGCGAAAAACAATGGCGATCATTTCTGATATGAGTCAGCCTTTAGGATTTGCTATTGGTAATGCACTTGAGGTGAAAGAAGCCATTGATACTTTAAGAGGAGAAGGACCAGAGGATTTACAGGAATTATGCTATACACTTGGATCTCAAATGGTTGTTCTAGGTGGTAAAGCATCTTCCATCGATGAAGCTCGAGCGATGTTAAAAGAAGCAGTAACGAGTGGTGCTGCACTTAATATATTTAAACAATTTATCGCAGCACAAGGTGGAGACGACTCGGTTGTCGATGATCCAACTCGATTACCACAAGCAAAATATAAGATTAAAGTGGCAGCTAAAGAATCTGGGTATATTAGTAAGATAGAAGCTGATGATATAGGCATTTGTGCAATGCTACTTGGAGCTGGAAGAGCAACAAAGGAGTCAGAAATTGATTTGTCTGTTGGTCTTGTACTTCATAAAAAAGTTGGAGATACAGTTGAAATCGGCGATCAATTAGTGACAATCCATACAAACAAATTAGACATAGATGATATTATTCAAAAACTTTATTCTCATATTGAAATAACAAAAGAAAAAACTGATGCTCCACAGCTAATTAAAAAAATCATAACAGAATAATTTTTTAGTGTTGGGGTTGCCCTTAAACATAGTTGGTGGTAATATAAGTTCGTGTTTCAAAATAATAGATATAAACGATTAGTTTTAAGCTATTATTTGAATGAAATCCGCCTTAAGATACTTACTCAAGTAGCATCAATATAGACGAATTTTATTAGTTAGTAGCGTATAAAAATTATTATATGTTACTAACTTTTTCTTTGTTTTTTTGAAAAATATGTTAGAATAAGGATAATTTCACAAATATTGAATTTTTCGAGATTATTCAATTCGTAAAAGAGAAAATGTTGCCATTAACTAAAAGAAGGGATATTATGGGGAAATTTCGAACGGGGAGATTTGAAGGTTATTCATTTAATTATTTTAAGAAGGATTTATTATCAGGAATCATTGTTGGTATTGTAGCAATTCCACTTGCGATGTCTTTTGCAATTGCTTCAGGAGTGAAGCCTGAATATGGAATTTATACGGCCATTATAGCAGGGATTTTAATTTCATTATTTGGCGGATCTAAGTTTCAAATTGGAGGACCAACTGGAGCCTTTGTCCCGATATTATTAGGGATTGTTATTGCTTATGGTTATGAAAATTTATTAATAGCTGGCTTAATGGCAGGGGTTATGCTTGTGCTAATGGGGATTTTTAAGCTAGGGGCATTGATAAAATTTATTCCTAGACCAGTGACAATCGGTTTTACAGCAGGGATTGCAGTGATTATTTTTACTGGTCAAATAGGGAATTTCTTTGGACTTTCTGGTATGCAGTCTCATGAATATTTCATCGATAATATCCAAGAAATTGCAACACATTTCCATACGATTAGTTTATATAGTGTATTAATTGCGGTATTATGTTTAGCAATTCAGCTACTTACTCCAAAGGTATTACCAAAAGTGCCAGGTGCATTAGTTGGAATCGTTGTTTCTTCGATTATTGCAGCGGTTTTTTTTAGTGATCAAATACAGACTATCGGCTCAACATATGGTGCAATTCCAAGCACATTACCTGAATTTCACTTGCCTGAAATTACTTTTGAAAAAATATATATGCTGTTAGGTCCTGCATTTGTAATCGCAATGCTTGGTGGGATTGAATCGTTATTATCAGCAGTTGTTGCTGATGGCATGACAAATAGTAAGCATAACAGTAATAAAGAATTAATAGGGCAAGGAATCGCCAATATTGTTACGCCATTTTTCGGCGGTATTCCAGCAACCGGAGCGATCGCACGTACTGCAACGAATATTAAGTCAGGTGCTGTCTCACCTATGTCAGGTGTAATTCATGGCTTGTTTGTTTTATGTACATTGCTTTTATTAGCACCTCTAGCTGTTCATATTCCCTTAGCTAGTTTAGCACCGGTGTTAATGATGGTTGCTTGGAATATGAGTGAACGAAAACATTTTGCTCATATTTTAAAATTGAAATCGGGGGATTCCCTCGTATTATTGATAACATTTTTATTAACAGTGTTTACAAGCTTAACCTTTGCAGTTGAGGTTGGTTTATTATTGGCAGTCGTGTTATTTGCAAAGCGGATGAGTGAAATGTTAGTTGTTTCAAAAGTACTTCCAGATCATCAAAATGCAGATGGGAAAGTACTACCTCATGTTGTGAATCCAACGCATGATTGTCCGCAAATCAGTATTTACACTGTAGAAGGTCCATTGTTTTTTGGTGCTGCACAAACCTTCGAACAGTCAATATTGTCAACGGTTCATTATAAACCAGCCGTTTTGATTTTGCGAATGGGGAAAGTGCCATTTATTGATACAACGGGTGAGGAGTATTTCCGCAATATTGTCAAAGATTTTAAGAGCCGAGGCGGTAACCTATTCGTCACAGGGGTTAACCAAGAATTGAAAAAGATTTTGGATCAAAATGGCTTATCAAAAGAAATTGGTGAAGATAATTTTTACGAGCATACAGGAGAAGCCATTAATCGAGCAATAGGATGTGTTAATCGAACGGCATGTTTAGGGTGTAAACATTTCGCTTTCCGTGAATGCTCAAGTTTATCGGCAACGAAAATAAGTTAAAAAATAGAAGCTATCCTTCAAAATGAGTCATAGAATTTTGGAGGATAGCTTTTTGTTATGAGCATGAAACATGTTCGGGGTTATGGAAGTGGTATTTGGAATGTGAAAATGTCCCCGTTCCCTCAAAATAACTCCTAAACAGCAACATAGACTCTCCCAATCTAATCAACGCTTTTTTAAACCAGTAATAAAATATAATTTTAAAAAGAATCTTCATCTCCGAAAAAAACCTCATTTTCACTTTCACATTGTGTTTAAAAACTTTCCTATTTTTCCATACTAAACGATGTGAAGTTTTTTCATTGCTCATCTTACATATGCACGCAATTACATGCTTCCTTAGTATTGAATCTTCTTGATTCCTAAAATTGTTTGAAGCGAAAAAAATCGAGTTTCTTTCAAGCGGTTAGTTATATGATGCTTCTTACATTCCTAGTAGGGATCTAAAAACGAAATGAACAGCCCTTTAATAAAATTCTTGAATGGTAATTACTATTATATGCCTTTTACTCTTTGTCGTATTTTCACTAGTTTCAGCGAATTACTTCTACTATTGTCAGACGAAAAGGAATCTCGAACAAAGTGTGGAATAGCAAAGATAAGAGGAGGCGAATACCATTCATGAATTATGAAATTAACATGCACATGAATACAATCGCAATAATTCGATTATTTGGTGAACTTGATCATCATGAAACCGAAAAAATTCGCGAACACATTTCTAGAACAATTTTACAAGGGAACCTTCATACAATCATTTGGAATCTTGAAAGATTAAATTTTATGGACAGTTCTGGTATCGGCTTAATATTAGGTCGAATGAGAGAAATGCGTGCAGTAAATGGACAAACAATTATATTAAATCCATCCAATACGATGAAAAAAATATTTCAATTTTCAGGTCTCGCTTCGTACATGATGGATGGTAGTGAAGCAGACGCAATAATGCATGCAAGGGGGATTGTGAATGGATAACGAAATGACACTTTCATTTTTAGCTTTAAGTGAAAATGAGAGCTTAGCGAGGATAGCAGTAACAAGTTTTGTTGCTCAGCTTGATCCAACAATTGATGAACTTTCGGAATTTAAAACCATTGTATCAGAGGCTGTTTCCAATGCAATTATTCATGGCTATGACGAAGATGGCAAAGGACTTGTTACAGTAAGGGCTGTGCGAGAAGGAGATGTCATTTCGGTTGCTGTTAAAGATGAGGGGAAAGGAATTCCAGATTTGAATAAAGCTATGGAACCTTTATTTACCTCAAAAGCAGATTTGGAGCGCTCTGGTATGGGCTTCACCATCATGGAGAGCTTTTCAGACAATTTATCAGTTGAATCTGAACCTGGTGTTGGTACAGTTGTGACATTTTCAAAAAAATTTCAATCTGTAAAAATGCCGCAAATATCTTAAATTGGGCGCGAATACGGTCAACCGTATTTGAAAGTAGTAAGGGGGATGAGGACAATCGAACAGCCGTCCAATGTTTTGTTGACACAGGAGGAGATGCGGGAGCTAATTGCTCTTGCACAAGCTGGTGATGTTGAAGCAAGAAAACAAATGATTGAAGGTAATACACGGCTCGTTTGGTCGATTGTTCAACGTTTTGCTTCTCGTGGAGTAGAACTAGAAGATTTATTTCAAATTGGGTGTATTGGACTTATGAAATCTGTGGATAAGTTTGATCTATCCTATGATGTTAAGTTCTCGACTTATGCTGTTCCAATGATTATTGGAGAAATCCAACGTTTCTTACGTGATGATGGAATGGTAAAGGTTAGTCGCTCCATACGGGAATTGAACTATAAAATTCGTCATGCTACGGACGAATTTTTAAAGACTAACGAAAAACCGCCTTCAATCTCCGAATTAGCAGATATGCTAGGCGTAACTACCGATGAGGTATTGGTTGCAACAGATGCTATGAGAGACCCTGCCTCATTACATGAACAATTATTTGAAAGTGAAGGGGATTCCATTACCTTAATGGATCAAATGAAAGATGAAAAATCGGAGCTTCCCTTCCAATATGTACCGTTAAAAGAAGTGCTAGCGAAGCTTGATAAGAGGGAACAAGCAAT
Above is a genomic segment from Lysinibacillus sp. PLM2 containing:
- the sigF gene encoding RNA polymerase sigma-F factor, which gives rise to MRELIALAQAGDVEARKQMIEGNTRLVWSIVQRFASRGVELEDLFQIGCIGLMKSVDKFDLSYDVKFSTYAVPMIIGEIQRFLRDDGMVKVSRSIRELNYKIRHATDEFLKTNEKPPSISELADMLGVTTDEVLVATDAMRDPASLHEQLFESEGDSITLMDQMKDEKSELPFQYVPLKEVLAKLDKREQAIIYLRYYLDLTQTDIAERLGISQVQVSRLEKKILAQLKQWMDTNNTSRSTKKTVNK
- the spoIIAB gene encoding anti-sigma F factor; amino-acid sequence: MDNEMTLSFLALSENESLARIAVTSFVAQLDPTIDELSEFKTIVSEAVSNAIIHGYDEDGKGLVTVRAVREGDVISVAVKDEGKGIPDLNKAMEPLFTSKADLERSGMGFTIMESFSDNLSVESEPGVGTVVTFSKKFQSVKMPQIS